ACAAACTTTCCCACAATTAACATCAATTATAATTGCTCTGCAAGATTCTGTCCCGAAATCTAATCCTATAGAATACATTTTATTTTTTCTAAGTGAAATTTAATTATGAAATTTGTAAAAAGATAAATTACGATAATGAAAGTTCTTGCAATTGATTATGGTACAAAAAAAATTGGATTAGCTATTTCTAATGAAGGGAATAAATCTGCTAAACCATTTGGAAATTTAACTACTTCTCACAAAAATCTTTATGAGTTAAAAAAAATTGTAGAAGAAAATAATATTTATAAAATTATTGTTGGAGTTCCAATTGCTGAACATCAATATGGTTTAAAGATGACTCATATTGCAATTGAATTTTTAAATAAGTTAAAAGATAATTTTGAAATTGAGATTATAGAGTGGGATGAATCTTTTACAACTTTTTATGCAGTTGAGAAAATGAAAGAAGCTGGAATTAAAGAAGGTAAAAGAAATAAAAGAGGTACAACTGACAGGTGGGCAGCTGCAATTATACTTCAAGAATATCTAGATTGCCATTAAAATAATTTTAATTTTTTTTCAATATTTTTTCGATATAAATCACTTTTATACTATTATTGTTTATTACCTCTGTATCTATTTGTATAATTAAAATCAAAATGAGAAAATTCCTTTTGTTATTTATCATAATTCTTAAAATTAGTGTAAAAGCTCAAACAGGAGTATTTGTTCCTGAGTTAACTTTGTTTGATGATAAAATTAATTCTATTATGAATAAATATGAAATCAATGGTGGTCAATTGGCTATTACTTATGAAGGTAGATTAGTTTATAATAGAGGTTTTGGTTTAGCTGATACATTACAGAAAACTTTAGTTCAGCCATATAGTATTTTTAGACTTGCTAGTGTTTCTAAAGTTATTACTAGTATTGCCATTATGAAACTTTTTGAAAATAATAGATTTAAGTTAGATGACAAAGTGTTTGGAACAAATGGAATTTTAAATGACTCCATATATAAAGTGGTAAAGGATGCTAGAATTTATCAAATAACAATTCGGCAATTACTAAGCCATAGTTCTGGTTTTAACTTTGA
Above is a window of Chlorobiota bacterium DNA encoding:
- the ruvX gene encoding Holliday junction resolvase RuvX; translation: MKVLAIDYGTKKIGLAISNEGNKSAKPFGNLTTSHKNLYELKKIVEENNIYKIIVGVPIAEHQYGLKMTHIAIEFLNKLKDNFEIEIIEWDESFTTFYAVEKMKEAGIKEGKRNKRGTTDRWAAAIILQEYLDCH